TAGGGTTGTGAAGTGTAAGAGAGCCTCCCTCATCTGAGTCTATAGAAGAGGATAGAGAACCATTTATATTAAAATTAGAGTTATATATTTCAGAATAATTATTTTTATATGGTAAGGTAAGTCGCTTATCTCCATACAAAGGTTCATCTACTATAGACCAATTTTTATAGTATTCAGGATTTTCACTTCCAGAAGCCCTTACTGAAAATCTCACAAAATATATTTTATCCTCCATAAAAATAACTACTTTGCCATCTTCATTTGCTAGTGTAATTTTAGGAGAGAAAGAACCATAGGACGAAATTTGTGAAGTAGGGGCATGGAATTCGCCTTGATAGATATAATAGTTTATGATAATACCAATACTTTTTCTTGCACCATAAGCATAGCCTTCCAATATTATACTAGGCATCTGAAAAGTAGAGAACGGTAAATTTGTTTTAATTTTCAACCCGTTTATAGGGGTGCTTCTAGTTGAGTAATTAGCAACATCGTGATATTGAGATTTACAAAAGATAAATAAAATAAAAGCAAATAAAAAAGATAGTTTTCTCATAATCTAAGTGTTATATTATTTGTTTTCAAAGTTAAAAAAATTAACATAACAAGCAAATTTTAACTTAAAATTAACACTATGGAATATAAAATTTTGTTTTACAATACTTTATATCGTGGTTGTTTTAAGTCATAGGAGTGCTTTTAGCATTATTAGTTACCAAAATAGTGTTGTAATTTTAGTAGCTTAATTCTTCATTGATAATTTCCGCACAATTTTTAGGGAGTTCCCAATGTCCGTTGTGTCCACAATCTAGGAGGTAGTGCTTTATAGACGCTCTTTGTGGCAAAAGATTAAGCAATGCTTCGTGGTTTACAGCAGCATCGTGTCGCCCTGCCAATACCAGTACTTTGGTTTCTATCTGTTCAAGTAGATTTCGTTTATCTGTTCGTTCAATCATACCTTTTACGGCGGCTAGAGCCCCCTGTGTAGGCGTACTTAGTGCGATTTTCTTGGCTTGTTCTATTTTAGAATCTAGCTGTTCTCTCTCGTTTGGATTGAACAAAAGCGGAACGCCAGCTCTTACATAAGTAGAAAAACTTTCTTGTATAATTCTAAAACTTTTTCTTCTCAGTTCCTTTTTAGCGTCGTCATCAGCTTGGAAGGTAGAGAAAAAAAGCGTGAGACTTTTAAGTTGTGTATGCCATTTTTCTGCAAAAGCAAGACTTACATAACCGCCCATAGAATGCCCCAAAATATGAAACCTAGACAGACTGAGGTGGTCTGTTACCTTTTTCACTTCTTCTGCCATAAGTTCCATTGTATGGACATCGCCCATCACCTCCGATTGTCCGTGTCCTGGTAAATCTATTTTGATTAGGCTAAAATGCTCGGATAAATACGGCTCCAAATCGTTCCAAATACTATTGTTTTCCAAAAAACCGTGCAACAAGACCAAAGGCTCTTGTCCCTCACCAGAAATCTCGTAATTAAGCATATTCAGCAGAAAGTTATTTTTTTATAATACTAAGATAAGGGCGTATCCCTTTGCCTAGGCTATTCCCACAGCTAGGATCGGGCTATGGCTTCTACTCCTCGGTCATTGCCGCTCCGCTTCGCTCCGCGGCTTCTTCCCTGTGGGGTATCCGCTCTATCCCTTACGCAGTAAGCGTTTATACAAACAAAATCCCTCCACTAGACTTTAAGGAAGGGATTTTGTATTTTTAAATTACTTTTTATTTTTTTTGAACCAATTTACACCACATTCTAAGAATTGTTTAAACTCTTCTTTTGGCATATATCCAGAGACAGGTTTATTGATGACTTTTCCGTCAGGTGTTACCAAAACATAATGGGGTTGAGAATTATTATTAAAATTCACTTGTTGGAAAAGGCTCCAGCGGTCTCCTATTGTTTTCACTTTTTTCTTCTGACCGCCACCCATATCTATTTTTATTTGTTCGTTTTCAGGAAGTTCTTCTTTATCATCTACATATAAGGACGCTAGAACAACTTCATTTTGTAAGATAGGCAAGATGTCAGGTTCAGACCATACGAACTCTTCCATTTTTCTACAGTTTTCACAACCATAGCCTGTAAAATCTATCAGTATAGGTTTGTTTACCTTTTTAGCTTGTTCCAGAGCTACGAAAAAGTCGTGTTCTGGGTGCATACCTAAGATGCCTTCTTGCTCGTTGTGTAAGTAGCTTACGTTGATAGGAGGTAAAATGCCACTTAGTAGTTGTAATTTGGGCCTGTCCGAAGGAACTAGCCCTTGAATTAGATAAATAACAAACCCAATCCCAAGTACTCCGAAAACCTTACGAGTGGTGGATGTTTTGGCGTTTTTATCATCGTGCGGAAATCTTATTTTTCCAAATAGATATAATACAAGTCCTATGGTGATGATAATCCACAATACAATGAAAAGCTCTCGTTTTAATAAAAAAGTTTTAGATACAAGGTCGGCTTTAGAAAGGAATTTAAGAGCCAAAGCTAACTCTATAAAACCGAGTATTACTTTTACGGTATTCATCCAGCCACCAGACTTTGGTAAAGATTGTAATGCTTGAGGGAACAATGCCAACGCCCCGAATACAATAGCCCAAGATAGCCCAAACCCAGCTAAGGCAAAGGTGAGGAGCATTGGTACATCACTAGAGCCAGTAACGGCACTACCGAGTAAGCTACCAAGTATAGGACCCGTACAAGAGAATGATACAATTACTAAAGTAAGAGCCATAAAGAAAATACCAA
This Riemerella anatipestifer DNA region includes the following protein-coding sequences:
- a CDS encoding alpha/beta fold hydrolase; this translates as MLNYEISGEGQEPLVLLHGFLENNSIWNDLEPYLSEHFSLIKIDLPGHGQSEVMGDVHTMELMAEEVKKVTDHLSLSRFHILGHSMGGYVSLAFAEKWHTQLKSLTLFFSTFQADDDAKKELRRKSFRIIQESFSTYVRAGVPLLFNPNEREQLDSKIEQAKKIALSTPTQGALAAVKGMIERTDKRNLLEQIETKVLVLAGRHDAAVNHEALLNLLPQRASIKHYLLDCGHNGHWELPKNCAEIINEELSY